A window of Geotrypetes seraphini chromosome 16, aGeoSer1.1, whole genome shotgun sequence genomic DNA:
GAGGCCGCCCGAGCTATGAAAGAGGCCCACCAGCACATGTAAGTATGGCTGTCACATGACTGCAGAAAAGCAGCCCCATCGGCAGATGTAAGTGAGGATATGTGTCGGGGTGAAtttatacgagggctgttcaaaaagtatcagacctttattcataaaaaaaatactcgtattcagatacaacaatcttatactaatctccttcaaagtagtccctttgggctgccacacacttcttccaatggttctgccactgatggaagcagcgctggaacgcctcttttgagattggtCGCAACTGGTTAGTCGTATTCTGCATGATGGCTTCTCTTGACtaaaatctggtccctttcaggggcattttcatcttgtggaaaagccagaagtcagaCGGAGTCctgtcgggagagtagggagcctgaggaatcacaggtgtgttgtgtttggccaggaaactccgtatcaaatgtgaagaatgggcaggtgcgttatcgtgatggagctgccaattgcccgcttCCCACAGGTCTGGCCGTTTGCGTCTCACAGTGTTACGAAGGCGacacagaacctcttggtagaaccccttggtgattcgacgatcctgcatcaccagggtcctcacttggtcaatgacgatcttcACTTTCCACTGATGTGTGGCCATCTCTGaggcggttgtaccactccttaatctgtgtggtgcccattgctttttccccgaaggcctgttgaattttgcgaatcgtttccacttgggaatcgccaagctttacacaaaattttatGTCATTTTGTCAAGAATGAAAATCGGACGGCGCTCAATTACCCTTCCTCACTCATTAGCGGTCTGgcggcgactgacagcttctgtaggtgggaaaaaaattcaagcatgcgcattagggttgcctacatacgtgcaccaaaccatagcagcagcaattcatatgttcttaaattGGAACTTTTGATTCTCAGTTTTATTACACTTAAATATATTGTTGGTGATTTTTCCCTTGACAGTCTTCTCCTTGATGTCAGCCATGTTTATATGCTTTTTAAGGACTGGAGTGTTTTTAGACCTATGAAGCTCAGGTCTTTTTCGTcacttctatttttatttttttgtattgctCTTGTGGAGTTTGTGATATGTTTAGCTGTTTGCTGACGTAGGTAAGAAGACTCAAGGGTTAAACACTTTAAGCTGAGTGTGTATGTTGTTAATAGATTGAGTGACATAATGCCCCCCCCAAAATGCTGATGTTGGTGTGGCTGATGCTTGTCATGTTGACCCACATAACCCAGACGGCACCTGAGCTTGAGCTGTGTCCTGTAATATAAATGGAATTTGTGCTGAGGTTTCAGTTGTTAGCAGTCCTCTTCCCACTGTCTGCATGtctgaggaagacatggggatttgtcccccatccccacaagaactcaatttccccgtccctgtgagttttgtcgctgccccattcctataagctccatggggcggtggatggccttgtccccgtacctgtggtgagcacctttcccccctctCTACCGTTTTGGCAGGTTAGCTGCGGGTAAcgtccaccatgtcattctctaacctggaAATGCATTTGGTCGCTACTCTTTGCAAATGGTCCTTGATGAACTTTTGATAGCCTTTGGACTTGTTCTTCGCATACATTTTAAATTGTGTATGGATCTGGTAGTTCTTTTGAGCATGATCTGCTTGGATTAGGGAAGAGGGTTTATTTGTTATATGAAGGTTCTTTTTCTCTTTGAGCTGCAATATGAGAAATGTGTTTGTTATGCAAAAAAATATACTAGCTACAAGTTTGCTATATTACGTTTTCTATCCATGTGATTCTTCTGTTGTTACAGCATCCAGTGTTCTTATTGCACTTTGTGGCATACTGTTTAATAACGATATCTGTCAATTAAAAAGAAACATTCTTTGAAACCACCCTTTCCCTTTACAAAGAGGCTGAATCTGCCTGTGTTGCTTTGAAGGGACATCGAGAAGGTGGATGACCTGATGGCAGAGATCACAGAGCAGCAGGAGATAGCACAGGAGATTTCAGACGCCATTTCCCGACCTGTAGGCTTCGGAGACGATGTGGATGAGGTGAAGATACATGTCTCTCTTTTTCAGcctctttattattttatttatttggatttcgcTTATGCCTTGTACAGTTCTAGTTCAAAACAAGCTACATTCAGGTATAGGAGGTGTTTCTGTGTTatgtttgtttctctctctcctcttccttttctCTCTAGTTCTTTCTCTGATGTATACTCAGGAGACTTTATTGACACGTGTCACCAAAGAAATATataaagtgtaaaaaaaaaatcaaaattacaAAGCACAGAATAGACAATAACAGAGAGAGTTCCAAAATCCTTATGCTGGTTCTGGTCCATATTAATGACATTTCTAGCCTCTGTGTGGCCTTGTATATGTGTCTCTGCTGCCTGCTCTATCCATCCTCCTGTCTCTTCTTCAGTCTGCCTCTGCATTTAAGATTGTTGATGTTTCTGACTATGTTGGAGCTTTTCTAGGTATATCACTGCTCACGTTCTCCCCCGTCTAATCCTCTCTTCAGGACGATTTACTTGCTGAGCTGGAAGAGTTGGAGCAGGAAGACCTGGAGAACGAGTTACTAAGTGTGGGAGAGGAGGACCTCCCTAGCGTCCCAGCCAACCGTCTGCCGTCTGTCCCAGGTACCTTCCTCCAAGATCGGGATTCTGCTCTGAGCTGAGGGGGGGGTTAATAGAAAAAGTGAGGGATGCAATGGCAGTTGGAACTCACCTGATGCCTTGTTTTATTCCCAGCATCCCGAGTGGCGGAAGATGACGATGAGGATATGAAGGAGTTGGCTTCATGGGCATCCTGACCTCTCAAAGAAGAAACACCATTAACACACAAGAGTGCAGAAGGCTTGAGAGAGGAGGGGTTTGGGTCAGGTTGGATGCAGGAGAGGGAAACCCTAGGTTATTTTTCTCTCAGGAAATGGCAATTTCCCTCAAATTGTAAATAGTCCTTTAGTAAGAACCTGCTTTCTATCAATAGGAGCAGGAATACAGAATAATTCATGTCCACATTTAGAAACAGCAGTGTGTGGTGGGTGCAGACAATGTGACATGTGGCTCAGATGGAAAAAGGCAGAAGGTCCTGTTGGCCTTTCGCATGCCTCCAGCATCTATCCATCACCCTGAGCATGCTTTTAGCACCCAAATGTCATGTGGAGAAACTCGGGTTGCCCGCCCTGCACCATCAAAAGAATCTCTCACTTGGAGCATTCTTTATCAAAGGTATCTGTTACCAGAGGATTATATCTGTATCCTCAGGGTTCCCCCAGTGCTAAGAACCCCAGTGACAGGGCTCTTCCCACGCTCTGTCATTCTCCAACTCCTGCTTCATGACCTTTGCCCTTCCTGTGCTGCAACTCAGCACACAATCCATAAAGCTTGTTCTGTGGTGccttatctctccctccccccccccccctcagctccTTTCCTTCTTCCACCATGCTGCATGCCCAGCACTGAACTGGTTAAGAGAATTTGGCTAAGGCTGTCTGATCTTCATCCTTTTGTTTAGCGGATTTGGATCATAGGAACCAGAGGAAGAAGCCTGGTCCCACCTTGAAAACGGTGTCATTTTGTTCTCCATCAGTAGTGACAATGACAGTATCTCTCCTTGGTATTGCTTGTGAGAAGCTATTTAtcaaagaaatttatcaaaaagaaaaGTTAGTAATTCAAGAAATTGTAACAAGGGAGGAAATTCTACTCCCTGTAGCCGGCTTTTACAAGGTACAGAAAGTTTCACTCTGAGCCTGCTCTGTTCGTTTTCCAACTTTTATATTTTGCCATGCTTGCTATCTGACTTTCCTGAGAGTTTTCTTAGCAAATCTGCTTGTGACACCTAATTTCCCTTGTTGTTCTTGGATTGCATATCTACACCTTGCTTCCAGCCCCCCTTCCTAGCTCTCGTGGGCCTGAGTTGTTTCCCTGGCCATATAAGGGTGTTcatcctctcttcttctttcATGTGCAGCTGAAGGCCATCGTGTCCTGTCTACTATCTTTGGGCTGGGAGCCAAGGACGTGTTGCCTAGGTCCAGTCCTGTAAAGTTTCATTTTCCTTGTGAATGATAACGGGTTCTTGAGAAATGCACAGCCATTTTGTAGGCCTTCCATTATGAATGCCTTCTTTGCCTCCATCTTGTGAACATTCTTTCTCACTTGGTAGGAAACCTGAGTTTCATTCCAAGGTCCATTGTAGTCTTGGCCAGTGGGATTTGAGAGGTTCAGAGTGTGTGTTCTCAGTACATAGTTGTCGGGCACATTTGCATAGATTGTTTGATGACCAGGTTCGTTTGCATAATTTGCTCCCTTGGAAAAACCAGAGCTGTTTCTGGCCCTTGAGCCACCAGTGTTACAGGATATGCTGATAGGTGAACCACCTCTATCGCTGGGATGTGATTGAGGTGGGGGAGAGCACCCCAAAGGCAACTTAAGTCTCCCTCtgtgttctttttttaaggtaCTTTGTATAATATATGCAGTAAATAATTTAATCAGGTAACAAAAAGAAGATACAGTATATTTGTGTCTGTTTTATCCCCATCAGTTCATCATTCCTCTGATAACTCCCGATTATTCTGCTGCTGTTAATCACATTTCAGCCTTACttggattttatttttcaaaagatgTAGAAAATAATAAACATGTGATCTTTAGAACAAAATCAAACTCGTTTCTGGAGATTATTCTTTGACATGCACTCAACAATTAATCAACCAGAACTTTCTCATCTGTCCCACAATAAAAAAATGCCTTCTCATTCCTTCCCATTCCCAGTCCTCTATGCTTCACACTGGGAGAAAACTGTCTCCCATGCGATATCTGGAGGTGTCCCTCTCCCCATACTGAATAAAGCTGTCTCTTCCCTTTTCCTTCCACATTGACCTATATCCTGTTCCTAGAGCTCTCTTACTGAAGGGGACTGTGCCCTTTGCACTCCTAGAACTTTCCCTGAGATGGCGCTTTTTCCCACCTCTCATCCCCTAAGGAGCTGTTTCCATCTCATCCTCAGGGGACTCCTGCCTCAtactgaagaagactatcttcaGTCCCACACTGAAtggtctctctccttcccatccccactGGTGTCACACATTTAAGGTGGCTGTTCTCCTTCTCTGTACCGCATTGCAGGGGGCTGCCTTGCTGTGTTTGAATCAGTAATGCACATTCATTTTCTCTTGGTCTAAGTTGGACATTGGGAGGTACTAGAAGGTTACagctggtttttgtttttttatttcattgaTATTAGGATTCAAATGTAGATTCTATCTTCCTTTGTCTTCCCTCCTGTTTCCTGGAGGGTCTCTGTAGCACTGATTGTGCCTGGGGAAGTGGTGATAATATCCCAGTTTCTCTGCTGCAACATTGCTGGCTCCCTAGAGCACGCCTCCCTTCAGTTGAGCCATGCTGTCACTAGGGGTGATGTAGAGCCTCATGGTTGCTTCGGGGACAATGACCTCCCTTACGAAATCATCACGCTTGATCATGGGCGGCGCAAAAGGTGAGCAAATAGCTGGTATGTCGTCGTATGAGATGGGGGCACACATGACTTCCAAGGCCTTGATCTCTTGTTCAGGCCGCTCAGGTAGGAACTTCTGCACCCAAGGGCTCCGCAGTACATCCAAGATTGTGATGCGCTGGGAAGCCGGGGTCAACATCTTCCAGATCAAGACCTGTACGGTAAAATGCATTAGAGAGAGGCCTGCATTAGAGGATGTACTTGAAAGGCAtgaagtttatcaagtttattaaaactttgatataccgccttatcaaaatttaaAGCGGTTTTTACAACAATTAAaattatataaaagaaaacagaacaagggcattaaaacaaagacaaacaagtACACATGACATAGTGGAACGAGGGAAGATgaggaagaactacaatgattGGCTAGTAAAGaacaaaaaaacaggaaaaatgaaaggaagGGGGAAACGAAATAGAAAAGGTCAGAATGGCCTAACtagtataaaattcaaaacatccttaaaaggacgatcaGAAGCATCTGCTTTTAAACTggatttaaatttgtctagggAATTAATCTCTGTTAAGTAGCAAGGGGCTGAATTCCAAAGTGAGGGGGCCGTAACTGAGAAGATATTGGTTCTCATGGTATTGATGTGTCTTAACGAGGGAATTGAAAGCAGATTTTGGTTGGAGGATTGAGGAGAGCACTAGGAAGAGTGCGGAATCAGGAGTCTGTTTATTAATTCGGGCTGACCTGCAATTCTAGTTTTCTGTGttcaatgggaagccagtgtgctcTAACTAAgagtggggtgacatgatcaaattttcttgcATCAAAGATGATTTTTATTACGGTATTTTGAACAATTTGTAAACGCCTAATGAAAAAGAGGGAAAGAGGACTGTTTCAGCACGTTCCAGAAAGATGAGAGAAAATGAGACCTATTTTAGCACATTCTGGAAAGGCCTGAGGCAGAGAAATAGATATTCTTCAGGATGCACTACcgtgtttctctgaaaataagaccaggtcttatattaattttggctcCAAAAAATgctttagggcttattttcaggggatgtcttttttttcatgtacaacaatcatctctccctctccaccccaattcttcctctttcctttctcaccccccaccccatatacagcatctttcctcccctctcacccatccccttgtgcagcatctttctagccctccctcccatccccctgtgccaCAGAACCCAACCGACCCTCCCACTTTGAAACTGAAATACCTCCACTCTgtggcctccaaaaacagcagcggtggcagcgctttgaacgggctgcttcacgaccttcccgccggggccttccctctgtcgcatcactgatgatgtcattagtgaTGCGACAGGGGGGAAGGCCGCGGAGCAGCCTGTTAAAagcaccgctgctgctttaggaggcctcagagcggaggtttgtcaggtctcaccagggtgagtcagatttttttcagcgaattgggcagcactagtgttggGGATGGAGTTTGGGAGTGTTAGGGACATTTAGGGGTGGGGCCttcaggggtcgatcttaactagggcttattttaggggtggggcttatatt
This region includes:
- the CHMP4A gene encoding charged multivesicular body protein 4a, which translates into the protein MSGFGRLFGKGKNAKGKAPSPQEAIQKLRETEEILVKKQEFLEQKIQQEVNTAKKHGTKNKRAALQALKRKKRYEQQLNQIDGTLSTIEFQRESLENATTNTEVLKTMSEAARAMKEAHQHMDIEKVDDLMAEITEQQEIAQEISDAISRPVGFGDDVDEDDLLAELEELEQEDLENELLSVGEEDLPSVPANRLPSVPASRVAEDDDEDMKELASWAS